A single region of the Arthrobacter sp. zg-Y820 genome encodes:
- a CDS encoding thioredoxin domain-containing protein has product MAGRLRDEASAYLRQHAGNPVDWWPFGDEPFAEARRRNVPVFISVGYAACHWCHVMAHESFEDPALAAYLNEHFVSIKVDREERPDVDAVYMAATQAMTGQGGWPMSVFTLPDGRTFYAGTYFPPRPAQGLPSFRDVLEAVSTAWTDRPEEVERSAAQLAAHLASGQQGNRRLLGPIQADALASGALDGDDGAGAEAEAESGRTLSAAVEALVTLEDREFGGFGGAPKFPPSTVLRFLLAHAGSGASTAADAAALADRTLGAMARSALYDQLEGGFARYTVDRRWAVPHFEKMLYDNVQLLALYAQWARTAQDAGDRRLALRVTRETADWMITRLQVADGGFASSLDADTVMNGHRVEGGTYIWTAAELTEVLGDEAAAAVSGLLDLDSGNMAAHGGTPGPDGGAGSTLHFGRRLNAAEEELWLGCRPALLAARNRRPQPERDDKVVAGWNGLAVAALARAAVVLADAGEHEAARRIRSAAEDAAAYLLRVHRVGPTLRRVSHDGRASSFEGQLEDYAAAAEGLFALFAATGSEQWFTAAEFLVSAAEDRFLTRGQLQDTAIRPNQLVNAQGAQAAADPLDGPTPSGAALFAGALLTYSAYSGSQRHRALAQSLLAHVNVVAPRAPQAVGWAMSVLQFLLDGPRELAVTGTEEPAVEALLRAARDAGGPGLVVAWRVVPGAKTEPGSESDGSGSAGSTGVPLLEGRDPGAEPAVAYLCRGMVCRRPVSTAAELKELLGEG; this is encoded by the coding sequence ATGGCCGGCAGACTCCGCGACGAGGCTTCGGCCTACCTGCGCCAGCATGCCGGCAACCCGGTGGACTGGTGGCCCTTCGGGGATGAACCCTTCGCCGAGGCAAGGCGGCGGAACGTGCCGGTCTTCATCTCGGTGGGATACGCCGCCTGCCACTGGTGCCATGTCATGGCGCACGAATCCTTCGAAGACCCGGCGCTCGCCGCCTACCTGAACGAACACTTCGTCTCGATCAAGGTGGACCGCGAGGAACGTCCCGACGTGGACGCCGTCTACATGGCGGCCACGCAGGCCATGACCGGCCAGGGCGGCTGGCCGATGAGCGTTTTCACTCTTCCGGATGGCCGGACGTTTTACGCCGGCACGTATTTTCCGCCGCGCCCCGCCCAGGGACTGCCCTCCTTCCGCGACGTCCTGGAAGCCGTGTCCACGGCCTGGACGGACCGGCCGGAGGAGGTCGAGCGGAGCGCCGCGCAGCTGGCCGCGCATCTGGCCTCCGGCCAGCAGGGAAACCGGCGGCTGCTGGGCCCGATCCAAGCTGATGCGCTGGCTTCGGGTGCGCTGGACGGTGACGACGGTGCCGGCGCGGAGGCGGAAGCCGAGTCGGGCCGCACCCTGTCGGCGGCAGTTGAAGCCCTGGTTACCCTCGAGGACCGGGAATTCGGCGGTTTCGGCGGCGCACCGAAGTTCCCGCCCTCCACCGTGCTGCGGTTCCTGCTGGCCCACGCCGGCAGCGGTGCCTCCACCGCCGCCGACGCCGCGGCGCTGGCGGACCGCACCCTCGGCGCCATGGCACGCAGTGCCCTGTACGACCAGCTCGAGGGCGGCTTCGCCAGATACACCGTTGACCGCCGATGGGCGGTGCCGCACTTCGAAAAAATGCTGTACGACAACGTGCAGCTGCTGGCCCTGTATGCGCAGTGGGCGCGGACCGCCCAGGACGCCGGGGACCGCCGGCTTGCCCTGCGCGTGACCCGCGAAACGGCTGACTGGATGATCACCCGGCTGCAGGTCGCCGACGGCGGCTTCGCCTCCTCCCTGGACGCGGACACCGTGATGAACGGCCACCGGGTGGAAGGCGGCACCTACATTTGGACTGCGGCAGAGCTGACGGAGGTCCTGGGCGACGAAGCCGCTGCGGCCGTCAGCGGCCTGCTGGACCTGGACTCCGGGAACATGGCCGCCCACGGCGGAACACCCGGGCCCGACGGCGGTGCCGGAAGCACTTTGCACTTCGGCCGCCGGTTAAACGCTGCCGAGGAGGAGCTGTGGCTCGGCTGCCGTCCTGCCCTGCTGGCCGCCCGGAACCGGCGTCCGCAGCCGGAACGGGACGACAAGGTGGTGGCCGGGTGGAACGGGCTGGCCGTGGCAGCGCTGGCCCGAGCCGCCGTCGTACTGGCCGATGCGGGGGAGCACGAGGCCGCGCGCCGGATCCGGAGCGCGGCCGAGGACGCAGCGGCCTACCTGCTGCGCGTGCACCGGGTGGGGCCCACGCTGAGGCGCGTCTCCCACGACGGGCGCGCGTCGTCCTTTGAGGGTCAGCTGGAGGACTACGCCGCAGCGGCCGAAGGGCTGTTCGCACTGTTCGCCGCAACCGGCAGCGAGCAGTGGTTCACCGCGGCCGAATTCCTGGTTTCAGCGGCCGAAGACCGGTTCCTGACCCGAGGCCAGCTGCAGGACACCGCCATTCGTCCCAACCAGCTGGTTAATGCCCAGGGGGCGCAAGCAGCCGCAGATCCACTGGACGGCCCCACGCCCAGCGGAGCCGCGCTGTTCGCCGGTGCCCTGCTGACCTATTCCGCCTATTCGGGGTCCCAGCGGCACCGGGCGCTGGCGCAGTCCCTGCTGGCCCATGTGAACGTCGTGGCGCCGCGTGCACCCCAGGCCGTGGGCTGGGCCATGTCGGTGCTGCAGTTCCTGCTTGACGGGCCCCGGGAACTGGCGGTGACGGGCACCGAGGAGCCGGCAGTGGAGGCCCTGCTCCGCGCGGCGCGGGACGCCGGCGGCCCGGGCCTGGTGGTCGCCTGGCGGGTGGTGCCCGGCGCGAAGACGGAGCCCGGCAGCGAATCGGACGGCAGCGGATCGGCCGGCAGCACCGGCGTGCCGTTGCTGGAGGGGCGGGATCCCGGCGCCGAACCGGCAGTTGCCTATCTGTGCCGGGGAATGGTGTGCCGCCGGCCGGTCAGCACGGCCGCAGAGCTGAAGGAACTGCTCGGCGAGGGCTGA